A genomic window from Camelina sativa cultivar DH55 chromosome 2, Cs, whole genome shotgun sequence includes:
- the LOC104712397 gene encoding uncharacterized protein LOC104712397 translates to MATTMKKIFLFVLLVITTFTTVLFGSCSATVYTVGDSAGWIAKEGLYYEWAKEKVFYVGDSLVFKYDPYVNDVTQVWGALELEFCESSSPKAVYNTGHDVVTFTEPGDHYFISSNQAQCVLGQRLDVLVVHDPSRPIPPPPPSKILPSGEIYKVGDSNAWSVPEESDYYNKWSQDKLFHVGDSLLFLYDKEVNDVLEITGDLEFITCDPTSRVAVHKTGHDLVTLTKPGVHYFISSETGHCAAGLKLRVVVGPLPKPVTFTNFPKKMDLSAMHRLTEWLNTFIPQPHH, encoded by the coding sequence ATGGCCACAACAATGAAGAAGATCTTCCTCTTCGTGCTGCTGGTGATAACAACCTTCACGACGGTTCTCTTTGGTTCTTGTTCGGCTACTGTCTACACCGTTGGGGACTCGGCTGGATGGATTGCGAAAGAAGGCTTGTACTACGAATGGGCCAAGGAAAAGGTGTTTTACGTAGGAGACTCTTTGGTCTTCAAATACGATCCCTACGTGAACGACGTTACTCAAGTTTGGGGCGCTTTAGAATTAGAATTCTGCGAGAGTTCTTCTCCTAAAGCCGTCTACAATACAGGACATGATGTGGTAACCTTCACGGAACCCGGAGATCACTACTTCATCAGCTCAAATCAAGCTCAATGCGTACTTGGACAGAGGCTCGACGTCCTTGTTGTTCATGACCCGTCACGTCCtattcctccaccaccaccgagcaAGATCCTTCCTTCTGGCGAAATCTACAAGGTCGGTGACTCTAACGCATGGAGCGTTCCTGAAGAGAGCGACTACTATAACAAGTGGAGTCAGGATAAACTGTTTCATGTAGGAGATAGTCTACTTTTCTTATACGACAAGGAAGTAAACGACGTCTTAGAGATTACCGGTGACCTTGAATTCATAACCTGCGACCCGACTTCTCGCGTAGCCGTGCACAAGACGGGCCATGATCTCGTTACGCTCACCAAACCAGGAGTTCACTATTTCATTAGCTCAGAGACGGGTCACTGCGCCGCTGGGCTTAAGCTTCGAGTTGTGGTCGGACCATTACCCAAACCCGTTACTTTCACCAATTTTCCCAAGAAGATGGATTTGTCAGCTATGCACCGCCTCACAGAGTGGTTAAACACTTTCATACCCCAGCCCCATCACTAA